One genomic segment of Chitinophaga sancti includes these proteins:
- a CDS encoding undecaprenyl-phosphate glucose phosphotransferase — MKNRNYAIQYLRQFIDFTILGAAFVLTRYYISTKGVMIFTHLDWILLSISISTWIALGASLRLYDEYDQVNSFSFEFVAVLKNVLLQSCVLTFLFFYLFKNYSYPRTFTLLYSTYVFAGVLFTRYAVKKTLLKLRNQRHRKKNVLIVGTGETGIDFYHTITNNGHFGYNCIGFVGDQAQTQLHGQYLGNLSELTNILEANEIDDVIVALPEHARDQTESIIVASERAAKNVKIIPNVHQYCSPTMSMNLLGSFPLVNIRSCPLDDPALQRIKRVFDIAFTLVLFTAFSWLFLLIAALIKLTSKGPVFFKQERWGLKNKKITCYKFRSMIVQTSEVDANGRFLQATRNDSRVTSIGRFLRKTNLDELPQFFNVLLGNMSFVGPRPHATPLHIESRETVQHYMRRQMVKPGITGWAQVNGCRGETSQSGMMQKRVDYDIWYIENYSFWLDCQIIFQTMVNMIKGDKNAY, encoded by the coding sequence ATGAAGAATCGCAATTATGCTATACAATATTTACGGCAATTTATTGACTTTACCATACTGGGAGCGGCATTTGTGCTTACCAGATACTATATCAGTACCAAAGGGGTGATGATATTTACCCACCTTGATTGGATACTGCTTAGTATCAGTATCAGCACATGGATTGCACTCGGCGCCTCACTCCGATTGTATGATGAATATGATCAGGTTAATTCGTTTTCATTTGAATTTGTGGCTGTATTGAAAAATGTATTGTTACAATCATGCGTACTTACCTTCCTGTTTTTTTATCTCTTCAAAAACTATAGCTATCCGCGCACCTTTACACTATTGTATTCCACATATGTATTTGCGGGTGTATTGTTCACAAGATATGCGGTGAAGAAAACCTTGCTGAAACTCCGCAATCAGCGGCATAGAAAAAAGAATGTGCTGATCGTAGGCACTGGCGAAACAGGTATCGACTTTTATCACACTATTACCAATAATGGTCATTTCGGTTATAACTGTATCGGTTTTGTAGGTGACCAGGCGCAAACACAGTTACATGGTCAATACCTGGGTAACCTCTCTGAACTGACCAATATACTGGAAGCAAATGAAATAGACGATGTAATCGTAGCCCTGCCGGAACATGCCAGGGATCAGACAGAAAGCATTATTGTAGCCAGTGAACGCGCCGCAAAGAATGTGAAGATCATTCCCAATGTACACCAGTATTGCTCACCTACGATGAGTATGAACCTACTGGGATCTTTTCCACTGGTAAACATCCGTTCCTGTCCACTGGATGATCCGGCATTACAAAGAATTAAGCGGGTGTTTGATATCGCATTCACACTCGTTCTTTTTACTGCTTTCAGCTGGCTATTTCTGCTGATTGCCGCGCTCATCAAACTGACTTCAAAAGGTCCGGTATTTTTCAAACAGGAAAGGTGGGGTTTGAAAAATAAAAAGATCACCTGCTATAAGTTCCGTTCCATGATCGTGCAGACCAGTGAAGTAGATGCGAACGGCAGGTTCCTGCAGGCAACCCGCAATGACAGCCGTGTTACTTCAATAGGCAGGTTCCTTCGTAAAACCAATCTTGATGAATTGCCACAGTTTTTCAATGTGCTGCTAGGTAACATGTCATTTGTAGGTCCCCGGCCACATGCTACCCCACTTCATATAGAATCAAGGGAAACGGTGCAACACTATATGCGCAGGCAGATGGTAAAACCGGGCATCACAGGATGGGCACAGGTAAATGGTTGCAGAGGTGAAACGAGCCAGTCAGGTATGATGCAGAAAAGAGTAGACTACGACATCTGGTATATTGAAAATTACAGCTTCTGGCTGGATTGCCAGATCATATTCCAGACAATGGTGAACATGATAAAAGGGGATAAGAACGCTTATTAA
- a CDS encoding FkbM family methyltransferase, whose protein sequence is MNFIFKIADAAKVFLQSGRGLSALWKKGGSIASTTILHNCKHYIPEIKTIIDVGANQGQFALSARYFYPRAGIHSFEPVPHVFHTLQQNISKAKGISTYNFALGSTNGFLEFFQNDYSHASSALHVSSIQQQFFPQTASEHQIKVPVRRIDDLFRNIPFEAPVLLKLDVQGFEKEVLKGAAASLDKIDYLLFETSFVPMYEGEPLFDEMHNYVKELGFEFIAPVGFCQTDALQILQMDLLYKRKTAA, encoded by the coding sequence ATGAATTTCATTTTCAAAATTGCCGACGCGGCCAAAGTTTTTTTACAATCAGGAAGAGGTCTCAGTGCTTTGTGGAAAAAAGGAGGATCCATTGCCTCCACCACGATTTTGCATAACTGTAAACACTATATTCCGGAAATAAAAACAATCATCGATGTAGGTGCTAATCAGGGACAGTTTGCGCTTTCTGCACGTTACTTTTATCCACGTGCCGGTATTCACTCTTTCGAGCCGGTGCCGCATGTATTTCACACATTGCAGCAAAACATCAGTAAAGCGAAAGGTATCAGTACGTACAACTTTGCACTGGGTAGTACCAACGGCTTCCTGGAGTTCTTTCAGAACGATTATTCACATGCCAGCTCTGCACTGCATGTATCCAGTATACAGCAACAGTTTTTCCCACAGACCGCTTCGGAACACCAGATCAAAGTACCTGTAAGAAGGATAGACGACCTGTTTAGAAACATTCCTTTTGAAGCACCGGTGCTCCTGAAACTGGATGTACAGGGATTTGAAAAAGAAGTATTGAAAGGGGCTGCTGCAAGCCTGGACAAAATAGATTATCTCCTGTTCGAAACATCGTTCGTTCCTATGTATGAAGGAGAACCCCTCTTTGATGAGATGCATAATTATGTAAAAGAGCTGGGATTTGAATTCATCGCTCCTGTTGGTTTTTGCCAGACGGATGCTTTACAGATTTTACAAATGGACTTGTTGTATAAACGAAAAACAGCAGCCTGA
- a CDS encoding WcaI family glycosyltransferase — translation MSERLLLITGNYSPEPTGIGKYNGEMMQWLADKGYDCTVITTYPYYPHWKIQPPYEQQGRWYKKEVHGTLTVYRCPQYIPAAPSGLKRILMDATFFIAAFFRLFTLLFTTKFDVVIVVVPPFHLGFLGLLYKWIRGARLLYHIQDMQIEAARDLQMIRARWLINTLFRMERFILRRADLVSSISEGMMRKIAAKSGRDIFFFPNWVAVSHFFPITGRADLKADFGFNAYDKVILYSGAIGEKQGLESILEVAGAMQTDARLKFLICGAGPYKTTLENKAQAMSLHNVIFYPTQPSSHFNRFLNMADIHLVIQKANAADLVMPSKLTTILAVEGLALITANEGTSLYELVRTHEMGIVVQAENQQALYEGLLKAINEDSGHITSRAGDYARNFLAIDSIMTSFEQTAIKAAR, via the coding sequence ATGTCTGAACGATTATTACTGATTACAGGCAACTATAGTCCTGAGCCAACGGGAATTGGAAAATACAATGGGGAAATGATGCAATGGCTGGCAGATAAAGGTTACGATTGTACTGTCATTACTACCTATCCTTATTACCCACACTGGAAGATCCAGCCTCCTTATGAGCAACAGGGACGCTGGTATAAAAAAGAAGTACACGGTACACTCACCGTTTATCGGTGCCCGCAGTATATACCGGCAGCACCTTCAGGTTTGAAACGCATATTGATGGATGCGACCTTTTTTATCGCTGCGTTCTTCCGGTTATTCACATTGTTGTTTACCACGAAATTCGATGTGGTCATAGTGGTCGTTCCCCCGTTCCATTTAGGCTTTCTTGGCCTGTTGTACAAGTGGATCAGGGGGGCGCGGCTGCTCTATCACATACAGGACATGCAGATAGAAGCTGCCCGTGACCTACAGATGATCCGTGCCCGATGGTTGATCAATACCTTGTTCCGCATGGAGCGTTTTATCCTCCGCAGGGCAGACCTGGTAAGCAGTATTTCGGAGGGTATGATGCGAAAGATTGCGGCCAAATCAGGCAGGGACATCTTCTTTTTTCCCAATTGGGTAGCCGTCAGTCATTTCTTTCCCATCACAGGGAGAGCTGATCTCAAAGCAGATTTTGGCTTCAATGCATACGATAAAGTGATATTATATTCAGGTGCCATTGGAGAGAAGCAAGGACTGGAATCCATCCTGGAAGTAGCAGGCGCTATGCAGACAGATGCCCGGCTCAAGTTCCTGATCTGCGGGGCAGGCCCCTATAAAACAACTTTGGAAAACAAGGCGCAGGCCATGTCGCTGCACAATGTGATCTTCTACCCTACCCAGCCTTCTTCGCACTTCAACCGGTTCCTGAACATGGCAGACATTCACCTGGTAATACAAAAAGCCAATGCCGCCGACCTGGTGATGCCAAGTAAGCTCACTACGATACTGGCAGTAGAAGGATTAGCATTGATCACGGCCAATGAAGGGACCAGTCTTTACGAGCTGGTAAGGACCCATGAAATGGGTATAGTGGTGCAGGCAGAAAATCAACAGGCGCTGTATGAAGGATTGCTTAAGGCTATAAACGAAGATTCCGGACACATCACCAGTCGTGCTGGAGACTATGCCCGGAACTTTCTCGCTATAGATTCGATTATGACAAGCTTTGAACAGACAGCGATTAAGGCTGCCAGATAA